The Drosophila sechellia strain sech25 chromosome 2L, ASM438219v1, whole genome shotgun sequence region TTCAATCATTCATTGAAGAGATTTTTTAAAGGATATTCCAGATACTGGGTTGcacttttaaattattaagatacctatttatttagttattgTCCACTAATATAGAAAATGAGTTCTAAATATTTTAGTAATAACAAAAAAGGTGGGAcaagaaattatttaaataaattttcattgtattaatattttactatTTAAATTGTCCAAGTTTTCAACcttattatttttctattattattattttatataattttaaaaacatcTAACATAAGGatttatatttcattgatATTAACATATTCGAGTGTAAAGAGTGTAACTTGTACGATATGATAACAGCGGCTATAATTCTTTTGCCCTGCGATATTTAACCTGTGGCACAATTTCCGCGcccacaaattaattgtggcAGACACATAACTGCCCAATTCAATTAATCGCCGAATTCCAATTGGCGAAGGTAAATAGTACAATACTCACCGATACTTTTCGTCTGGATGAGATTGGGAATCGCCGACAATGGAATTGACGTCGGTAAATGAGAAAAATCTGGCTCCAGGAGATTCGTAAATCGGTAATTTGCAAACTATTTGTGTTAGTTTTTTGGCCTGGATGTGAAGTTTCGTTTGGTGGGATCTGATCCTATGGTCGCGCTAACTTGTTGCAGCTGTCGCTCTATTGATGTGAACGCCAAGAAGGGAAATTGGTAACTCGATGTTGGCGATGCCTGCCACTGGGCTTTATATACAAAATAGCAAACAGCACCCAGggcagcgacgccggcagcggcagaagcagcagcagcagcaccagcagcaggaaGCACGAGCTGGCGGAACAGCCAGGAGGCTGAGGTGGCGGCCCACCGGGTGGGGGTAATTCGTTAGGGGGCGTCTGCTTAGCCAAAGCTTTATGCCTCATGTCAAGCGGCACTGCAGTCAGCAGGAATAACACTTGTTTATAGTACCTGGCAGGCGAGGAGGGTTGATGAGGTGCACAGATCCTTGAGAAGATTAACACTATATGGACGCAACCAAAAACAAGATAGTCGAATAAAACATTATTCAGGATCGAGgttcattttatttgcatgAATCGTAGGGATGCAGAACTACCAAGGAtcgaaatttaaattcaagTTAACTTAAAGCAGCAcaggaaacttttaaaatgccttcaaataaaccaattaaaatgttataatACGGGCTTGAAACTTTGCTAGCAAGAAATAATATTCTTATGTACTTATAACCATTTCGTTTATAATTTCCCAtattttcttgaatttaaaACCTAAGAGGAAAAAAACTAAATGACATAGAGCATCTCCCAGTCGTATACGCCGTCAAAAAATGCCAACAATGGGGCGTATGAACAATGTGCGTCTTATTAATTCACCACACGGACATGGACACTGTGGGTTGAATACGTGGACCACCCGAGGGCACCCCACCATCCCCCCATCCGCTTGGCGTGGTGAGTAGCAGCGAGTAACGGCACCTGTTGCTGATTAACCCGACTCGTACGAAACCTGTTGCATACTTAGCAGCGCAGAGCACAGTATCTATGACGTTGAGATTACACACATAAAACGAGTCGAAATGCATTTGGACAGTAGGCGGAGTAGGCCTTACATCCGCCATTGATTTATGGCCATTGATAGGAAAATCGCGCCATGTGCGAAAGTGGCATTATGACATAAACACACATAAAAATAGATACCCATCGGCGGTAATCTAATAATATAAGGTTGTATAGCATTCGTGGAAAATTAAGCACTTCCGCCAGAGAAAGCAGTGCACGTTAACTTTGTAGTACTAAAATTAAAGTAATACAGATGAAGATTCTCATTTCCTAAATATGCcaacaatatatattttttaattcgttAATACAATTTTATCGATTACCGGGTATCTGTTAGTCGAAAAAATGAATGTGTGCTTTTTGAAATCGACTTTTGCTCCCGATTCCCATCAATTGACGCTGGCAATTAGATGTACATAAAAGTCTATTAATGTGTGCTCCAACAAACTCATTAATGGCCACTATTGGCCAATAAAACTTTGCCTATCAACTTCGCAGCCAAGGTGGCTAGGCAATAATCGTGCTTTGCACACTTAAATCGATAGCCCGTTTAGTTTAACTGTTCATTTATAGGAAGACTGTTGGCCTACAGATAATAATATGCATTGACTTTCAGTTTGATAGTTGGCAAAAAGTTCAAGCAACTGATTTGCATTAAAAAGGCGGAAAGGTTGATTAAGGAATTTTGTACcttgaaaaatgaaaagagtaccgaaaaaaatttaaaaaaatgataaaatctTAGATAAGtgaagtaaaacaaaaaaacctaaaaagataatattacgtatacgaatGTTAGTTATTTATACGAAACaacgaaacaacaaaaagacaatattacgtatacgcatgGTGGGCATGCCAACCTTAAACTTTATACGCAGTAAAGGCGGTACAATCAATGAACCCCTGATCTTTACATTTAAAGAGATAAAGCTTCAGATATCAGTTGATAGTGAAGATACTTCCGCTTGGAGCACGCCCACAATTTGCACCCGAAAATAGATCGTAAAAGAACACGAACTGAGCGCATGCGATGGATTTGCTGAGGATTGCGATTTATGATTATGTCAATCAGCATTAGTCGGGATAGCTAGGATTACCTGTCTACCTGAAATTGCCCTCAAATATACCCACAAAATTTATACGCCCGTACGAGTATGGGTGtttgaattaatttatttatgaatgCCGTTGGACTTATCGCTGGTGGTTTATTTATAACGCAGATTCACAGTGAGTTACAAGTgcacagatacatttacagatacagatactagATACAGATACCGCTAGATACAATTACAGAACTCGAGGATTTCAGTTAATGGCGCGAACAACTCTCACAACAGCAGCGCAGCAATatcaaaacatatatttttgaaaacacaTCTCTAACGATCAGTTGGGATTTGAAATGTTTGTGGTTTTTAGTCCACTCCAGAGACGGCTTATATGCTGTATTTTTATGGGTGTTTGTTCAGTGTTTCTTTGTTTAAAAGCAGCTGACGGCATTGAAATAGCAACGCCAGTAGGCTCGGCCACCGCCGGATCCGGATGGTTGGATACGCCGGGTGCCAGCTGGGGAACCGGAATGGGTGGACGTTCCAGATCGCTCTGCGCCCGCTCTTCTCTGAAAGCTCTTTGGCATTAACTGAAATTTTCTTACATATCGCGCTGCTAATTTTATGTCTTATATTGCAATTTAGGTTTTATGTTCCAACTTACTGTTTCGCCAGTGGCGCGATTGATCTGGTTCAAATCTTTGAAATCATAATCCAACAGTGTTCCCGCATCGTCGTCACTGTACATGCCTAAAAACATACAACCTTTCTTAGATCTAATCCTTGTGTGGATAAAATAACCATCACATACCATCCTCCCTAGCTTGATGATGCTCCATTCCGTTGTGGGTATCGCCGAATTTGCCACTTAAAATGTTTCTATCTCCGAAGAATTCGCCGATTCTTTGTTCACTCCTCTCCTGTTCGAGGGCATGATGCAAAGCAACCATTAGACGATCCAAAAGTAATGCTGCGCGCTTGGGTACCACCATCTAAAAGTGTATAAAAGACAAAATACCAACAAATATTAACCAATATATTATTTGGAAAATGCGACTTGCTTATAATTGAAATGTAAGCTTAGGCAATTCTGTCTGCACTACTGTAATTTTCAATtagttaaatgttttttttttcgaggTCTTTAAACCCACTTCCCACGCATCCCAAACCTGAGCCcacgaaatatttaatttctgGATAAAAGTGCTTTGGCCACAGTCTGTCCTCGTTAGACGCCAACACCAAATGGTGTGCACCTGGCATAATCAAAGTGATGTGACGTCAGCTCGGCTTTCAAGGGGAAATGTAGCTAGGGGTCATAGCCGAAAAGCaatcaaatggaaaatatacAATTACAAATTGTGTGTAAGTTGATAGGGATTCAAAACAGACAGTGACCAACACGACCCACGCGAAGATTCCTTCTTAATTTTTTCGCTTTCTAATTTTCGGAGATTTTGCTTACCGGATACTCGTCGTAGCCCTCGTCGGCTGGGGCACTGAAAATCTCCTCCGGCTGACTGGGGGCCGACCTGGATCCGCCCGCCCGCTTGTCATCCTCCGGAGTGTTGGCCTCCGGCAATGTCACCACTCCGGCTGCACTGCCGCCGATGGTGAGCAGCTTGTCGGGGGATCGTTTGTCGGTGGCCGGATACACCATCAATTGCCGGCACATGTGCAGCTCAAAGTTCTGGATGAGGACGAGCATGATAATCAACGTGGCTGGTAGGTGATAGGTTCGGCATGGCGGAGTGCCCTCCTTGCCGGCAAGACTCGTGCAACTTCTCCGCCTCCTGGCAGTTTGGCGACCAGGTGGTTGATGCATTCTTGTGTCTACGGGCGGGAAACTAATTAATGTCAAGCCTGTCCTGCGTTgaacacttttgaaaaatcaaCTGAAGCGTTGGCTTTATGCGTTCGACGCTTTTATAGCAGCCAATTCCTTGGCAAATcactagtttttttttttcatttacttTTTTCGTTGTGCTACTGCTTTTTTACAGTAATGAAGCATTATAGACGCTTGTTAATCGGGATGGAGCTGGTCCAACAGTGAAATGCTTTTTTCATACTTTGATTTACGATTGCCGCACCCACTCGGCGtccttgttgttgctcctTGGCTGCGGCTCTTGCTGTAATTACTGAACATCAAAATCCATGTCCTGCCTGCAGCCAAGTTAttaacgcacacacacatgcacacatatcggccATAAGTGGGTGGcataatgtgtgtgtgtgtgtgcgtgtgtgtgttggttgCAGCCTGTTGCGCTTTTTCGGTAGGTCGGTTTAATGAGCGAAATGTGAAAGTCCTTTTTCGGCCCAATTCGCCAGCCCACTTGTTGCTCGTTAAGCCCGAAAAAATGAGATGCTGGGCGGAGGGATTGGAATGGCCACGAACTCGGTTGACTCCTCGCTGCATGTGTCCTTTCACTTCGTCCCTATGTGGGCGCCACTTAAGTGTTTTGCATGCCAGCCTTAAAATGTGGTGCATCCTGATTTAACGAAGGATTCTTGCTGGATTACTGCCTCCACAAGTACAAAATTAACCTTTTGCGATTCGTAAGTCGTTAACTGATTTTATActattcttaaaaattacaaCACGGTAGGCTTTAATGATGGAGCCACACGGTTTCTAAACATTTCTATGACTTTTATATCCTATATTATACAAATTAGCTTTTTACATTATTAGATTTTTGAAGTTTTCCTTAATTGTATAAAGCACATTGTGAAGAAGAACAATAAATTAAAGCTTAGCTCCACCAAAACAGCAGGATATATAAGAATCGGAGTTCATTGGCCATGAAACATTTCTAATCTATTAATTGCCTACTGTTGATTTCAACATGCAAATAGTAATAAAACTCCGAAAACAAGCTATAAATTTtgttataaacattttttatgtaCAACATACTTAAAGACTTAAGTAAGCTTGATTTAGTTTGAGTGACCTTATAATAAGTAAAGGTACCATTTTTAGTTTACGTTTCCTTAGTTTGAGTGACCTTATAATAAGTAAAGGTaccatttttaataaatttattaaagtaaaatgatttattgttttatttcctatgtaatattttacattttacaatAATATCCTactataataaatattacaaaaaaattatcatTTTAAATACAAGTTTTTATCTTCAGTAAAAGGTTCCCACTACAAGTTCCACCAGATATTTTCTTAGCTTATCCAAATTGCAACCGAATTCTATTCCGATTTCTCAGAGTGTAGTTTTGCCATCGCAGCATCCCTGGAGCATCTGACACTAGCACGCGCATGCGTCCAAAGCACCCACCCGAGTAACGGGACTGTCAAAACACTGGGAGAGCGGGAGAGAGAGCCAGTAACCCAGTCAACTAGGAGCCTGCAGCCTCCGAGTCCTGCGGAAATCCAGTGTGCGATGAGAAGCCAACTCAAACGGAAATAAGTCTGCAGTAATTCGGCGTCGCAAGCGTGGCAATTGTGAGctcgaacaaaaacaaaaacaccagAAACGCAGCAAAAAGGACGCGagacgaaggacgaaggagaTGCAGGCAGCCGAGCGAGGCAGTCGTGTGAAAATTGTTGTATCGAAAGTGCATAAAATGTGGCCCACAAACAATTAGCGGAATAAGCAGAGCACgaagaacaaaacaaaaagtcCGACTAACTAGAAAGCAAACAGGATGTCAAGGACTTGAGCACGAGCGCGAGGGGGAGCACGAGCGCGGGCGAGACTATCAACAGGACTTAGGGCGCATCAGGACACGCAGCAAGTGACGCCAAGATGCGTGCCTACTACACGGCAAAGGATATGCGAAAATACGGCGATTTGAGCTATGAGTAAGTACCAAAATGAGCAAGTCCCCCTTTCTACATCAAAGGATTCCAAAAATGGAATGGATCTGGATGGGGGTGATGGCGACAGGTTTGGGGCAAGGGACAGGTGTGTCATCCGGCTTGTTTGCTTGGAGCTTTCAAGCCGAATGCCATTTCAACGCTTATCCTTATCCTTCTGCCCCCCAAAACGTTCGATTCCTTTGCTTGCCCGTGTGTTTTCACGAGAAAAATGCAATTGCATGtgtcaattgaaaatttgttttttttttccaaaatcGTATGGATGGGAAAGAAAATTCGTTGAATGAGATTTATTCTGGCCCCGTAAAAGTGGGTTATTCTTCTCGTGAAATGGGATAAGtcattgatatttattttttaagctcatttatttgccttcgatttaataatttaagtggtaTACCAACGGATTGGTTTTTACTTATGGTATTCCCATTCTGTATCTTTCGCAAGGACACGGGTACTTGTTATGGATAATCATTTAAAATcttttttaactatttaaaGTTGTTTTTTCTCAGTGTCTCCTATATTTCCTACACTGCAACACCTTTTCGTATGTTCATTTATTAATGCCTTattattcattatttattatattattattatattacatatattcaTTATATTATTCATTGAGCATTCCGAGGATTAATGAGATCGTCCTggcttaaatttaaaaacactGACAGCATCACGTTCTCCTGTATTTCTTGAAACGGGAACCAGACTTCTGTGGGCTGTGATGGTGGCTCGAAGGACCTAAAGTGGTTGGGGCTTGGTCTAGGTGGGCAGCGGATTAAGGACTTTCGGCTGAGTGGCTACTCAGAGAGCATCCTTTGCCTCGGGCAGTCATTATATAGTTTGTTGCCTTAATTAATGGCTGACAGCATACAAAACTGCTAAGCACTATAGAGAATACAATGAACCTAGCAGAAGTTTGCGGCAAACATAGAAAGGTCAAGGGGGTGATGGGGGGAAGTGAATTAAGAAGGCAATGACCCGCATTGACTAAGGAAATTATTGAAAAGGATTATTGGAgagatttttaattaatgatAGTATACTTACCAAACATATGAATCACAGCATTCAAGTTCTTTCTATAACATTTCAAACACCTTTCCTAGGCTTTTTCTGTTAGACATACAAATCAATCTAATCGTTTCCTTGTTGCTATTCAACAGGAGCAAGTATCTGCTGGATCCGAAGTTTATGACCAAGAGGGATCTGCAGCAGTACTATCGCTACTACAACATGAACAAGAACCGTGGACAATTCAAAAAGGTTGTGATTGTGATCTTCGCCCTCTGCGTGTTTTCCTACCTGTGTGTGGACTACAATCTGAGGACGAAACTACTACGTTTCCGTGATGGATTCGACTTTATGGCCCGCATCGAGGACCACTATGGAGGAAATGTGACAACGGCCTATTTCGTTGACACGACGGGCTGCCGGATGCCGCACTTCGAGGTCACCGACGACACCATTGCCCAGTTCATTTTCAAGCCGCGTCCGTACAGCTGCAACAGAGCTCTAATCCGGACCAGCGACACGATTCCCGGACAGCTGCACCTCAATCTGGAGGCCAGTGAGCTGCTAGCATTCTACAACATCAGTGACCTGTCCACCGTCAATTGCAACTATACGGAGGTTAAGCGCAAAACCGATTCTAGTAACTCCCACAGTCCGGCAATGAGTTTCAAGCTGGACAAAGTAATGAAACTGCCTCTCAGCTCGGAGTTCATTTGCATGTGGTGCTATGATACTTTGGACAAACTCTTCTACAAGGACTGCCATTTTTTTGCAGTCGATAAGCCAAGGATTAGGCCCCCACTTAAAACTGGAACCGAAAGGGTGAGCTTCAACAAGAGCAAGGAGGAGCAGGAACGGGTATCCGTTATGATACTCGGCATGGATAGCCTGTCGCATCTAAATTTCCTGCGCCAGATGCGCCGCACAGCGAACTACGTCCGTAAGCATCTGTCCCACGTGGAATTTTGGGGCTACAACAAGGTGGGCGACAATACGTTTCCCAATGTCGTGCCCCTCCTAAGTGGCCTGGATGACCAGGAACTGAATCTGGCCTGTACGCCGAAGACATTGCGATCCTATGATAGATGCTCATTCATTTGGAAACGCTACCAGCAACTGGGTTATCACTCCATTTTCGCCGAGGATGTGGCAATGCTCTCGGCATTCAACTACAATCAAAATGGGTTCCGAAAGCAGCCAACGGATTACTATCTGCGACCCATGATcatggaaatggaaaggaCTGTGGCTTTCAAGAAGGACCTCAACATGCACTTGTGCATGGGCAGCCGGAGGACGGCGGATGTGCTGCTCGAGTATATGAAGAAACTGGTGCCACGGCTGAGCAGGGATCtttacttttcatttttctgGACGGTGGCCCTAACCCATGACTACTTTAATTTTCCTTCACTGCTGGATGAGGCCATGTTGCAACAGTTGATGCAGCTGCAAGATTCGGGAGTGCTCAATCGCACGGTGGTTATGTTGCTATCCGATCACGGACTGAGATGGGGTTCCTTTCGTCGTACCTACCAGGGCATGATGGAGGAGCGCCAGCCCCTAATGATGCTTTTGTATCCGCCATGGATGAACGAACGTTATCCGGAGGCCATTGCCAATCTTAAGTTAAATGCCCGCCGGCTAACCACACCATTTGATGTGCACGCTACGATGTTGCAGCTCCTGAATCTTCACAATCTGGAGGCGGATCAGTTGCAACGCAGATCCGCTGAGATGGACGAGCCGGATAGCACGCTGCCCAGAGGCATCAGCCTATTCCTGCCCATCCCGGCTGCTCGGACCTGCGAGCAGGCGGGGATTGCCGCCCACTGGTGCACCTGCCACCAGCGCCAGGAGCTGCAGACGAACGATCCACGTGTCCAGCGGGCGGCGCGTTATCTGGTACGCCTGATTAACAACCGACTGAAGGATAGCTCCCAGTGCAGGACCCTATACCTGAACTCCATACTCCAGGCTCTGATTGCGGCCCCCCACTCGAAGATTGTGAAGAACATTTCCACGGACTACGCTGTGGACATCACCCTGCGACTGCAGACAAAGCCCGGACTGGGTGTGTTTGAGTCCACGGTGCGGATGACGGGCTATACGACCGTACTTACGGGCACCATTAGCCGACTGAATCTGTATGGAAGCCAGAGCTACTGTCTCAACGATCCGGCGCTAAAGATGTTCTGCTATTGCCACAGATAAGGTGGCAATATAACTGGGAGCTTTCGGGGATGGGGAGGATGTGTTTAACGTCAAAGACTTGAAACCCATTAACGTAGCCTTAGTTATAAAACCTAGTTTATTTCTATGAAATAGCCAATGTTTGTATAAAAGTACTTATCCAATTTTAGCCTTTGCCGTAAGGAGTTCCCAGTCTTAGGCACCTACGTAGTCACGGTAGTTGAGCggaatttgtttatttcccACTAACTTAGAGGACAATAAACTGAATGAactaataatcgtaataaccGCAGAATTACTTTGTGtatgtaaaataaatgataagcTATTACTGACTAGCGAGGGAAGTGATgagcatataaataaataatagtaACCAAAATATGTAGCACTTAGCACATTGTAGAGAATAATTGAGttgttatatacatatattatgcACTTTTTGTTTAGTATCTCATGATTTATAGCCTTATGCTGAGTTAATATATGAATAATAGGATGAACTTTTTATAAATGAGTCAATTAGGAATATCGCTTTCTagttacaaatttatttagatgctaaattatatttagacacgtactttaataattttcataaCATTTATGAACCAATGCACATGTATATTTTTTGGTGATTGacaatttgaaaaatgtaataaatctATAAAAAAATCTAACGTTTTTATTAAACAAGACAATATATATGAAACAATGAATTGTGCTCTAAACTACTTTACctattttatttcataaattcaAATCCCGATAGCAATAACTACGATATTATCGATACTatcgaataaataaaattttcagcTATAGTTGCTACAGTGCTGTCGTTATTCCAGCTAGATTTTTGGGGGCAACAATTTTTgcgacaaaatatttaaatattaaataaaatttttgcatatttatgttCGTTCGAGTTTAATTTTGTACTCATAATATTATCAAAAAACAGTTTTTTGCAAGAGAGCCAGATTAACGAGCTCCTGAAAATTCCTTTGTCGGGAAAAATGCTTAATTGCCAACACAGACGCCTGTTGTTATTGTCTATCGTTCTTATCAGTTCAGTTTCttcgtttaatttttgtttgttgcaaaaatggtttaaattagcagttttttgctttttgagCACTCATTAGAGTAGGACAACATGCCGCCCACGGAGACACTGCGTCCGGGAGAACGCGGAACAGCCGGTGGACCGGGAGCAGGAGCACCCGAACAAACCTACATCGTCAGGCAGAGCAACAAATACTATGAACACCGAGATTCCCAGGCTACGGCCATGTCGGTTGATTACTCAGGTCAGTGGGTGCTCCTCGCCGGCCGTGGTCACCTGGCTCTGCAGCGTTTGGGACAGGACGATGGGTCTCTGCGACGACATGAGAGACAGTCGAAGTACGAGGTGTCCGTAGCGGAGTTTGCCATATGTCCCAGTCGCAAAGAGTACTGCGCCATAGCGGTAAGTATATGAAAATATCTACGTATAGGCGGCGTTTATCCCAGTTTGCTCTTTGACTTTCAGACTAGCCAGCACATAGACATCGTTCGCTGGGGCACTGCGGAACCGCACTACGAGATGTCCTTGCGTGGACATACTCGCACAGTGACCGACATTGACTGGCACGGCAAGGATCCGAATCTGCTGGTCAGCTGCTCAATAGACACCTTTTCTCATATTTGGGACTTAAGGGAGCCCAGGAAGCCAGCCCTGTCCTTGAATGCCGTGTGCATGTGTAAGTTTCTATCAAATTTTTTAATCCTTTTCATATCCAACTTAAAATTCTTGCAGCTGGTGCTACCCAAGTGGGTTTCAATCGCGTTTCGGGTAACCTTTTGGCTGCCGCCCATGATGGAGATTTACGGATCTGGGATATTCGCAAGGGTAGTTGCCCGACGCACTACATCACAGCACATTTAAATAGAGTGCATGGCATCAATTGGAGCCACAAAAGGGAGACCTGCTTGGCAACCGCCAGTCAGGATGGAACAGTCAAGTACTTTGATGTGTGTAATCCTCGCAGGGCCGAGAAGATCATTACAACCATGTCGCCCGTGTGGAGAGCAAGATACACGGTAATTTATATaggtttaataattttgttatttattttaagaatattttttttccataCAGCCTATTGGCAACGGCCTGGTTAGCATTGTGGTGCCACATTTGGGACGCGGAGAGAATAGTTTGCTGCTCTGGAGCAACAGCAAGCAAACAGACCCTATTTGTTCCTTCGTGGGGCACACCGATGTCATTCTTGACTTTGCCTGGCGTCCAAATCGTGAGAGTTCCAATGAAATAGTAAGTATTTCAAGGATACCACAATGTTCTTACTTATGCATTGAGCTTTAATTAGGAACTGGTCACTTGGTCCAGGGATCGCACGCTTCGGGTGTGGAAGATCGATGATAATATGCTAAAGCTTTGCGAACCGTCTGCGGAAGAAATAGAATCCCGTTTTGAGTCCGATCTCAGTGAGTTAAGAGTGCCCACTCCTCCAGAATTCCTGCATCCACGATCGATTTTGGTTGCCGCATCGTTGCCCATATCCACGGGTGACGGTGCTTGTAATACCTTGCCCATGGCTCGTTCCCCGAGCTTTGGAGGCGGCTACTATCGCAGAGAGGAGCCCCACATAGCCAGATCTCTGACAGATCAACCCACGTGTTCGCTGCACCACGAATTCTCGCTGCTCAACACAAACATGCCTCATGTGGAGGTAGACACACTAGATGCCATAAAGCGGTATGCCTGCTTCAAGATTTGCGCCGGTGGACACACGGTAATTTTACAAGTGACTTTCACGACATCGTATCCAAGCCCTAGTGCTCCGCCGGACTTTCAGCTTTGCCAGGGAACCACTCTGTCCAGTGAGGTTAGTGGCGTTCTGCTAAAAGTGCTCCGTTGCAATGCATTGCAACGGGTCAAGAAATCCCGCACCTGCCTGGAACAATGCCTACGTGCTTTGGTGGCGGCTATGAAGAAAAAGGTGGCCGCTGTAGGCGGAGCGGATCGTAGCCAACTGCTCCTACAATCCCCTCGGCTGGAAGGAGCTTTGTCAAGCACCCTGCACGATGCCTGCATTCCATATCCGCGGACGTCAGGGGTCCATTTCAATGCCATTGGTATGCTGACCACTTTCGCCCAGCCGGTGAACAACAAAAGGCTGACCCTGCGGCAACACACAGCATTGACTCCGCGGACTTTCTCATCGATTAATGGTAGTGGATTGCTAGGCAATGTGATGGCCACCGCCCAGCGGGAAGCTAACGCCTCATTTTACCTCCAGGAGAGGATGATTTCGGGAAAACCGGGCAAGCAGCGAGCCATCCGGCAGATGAATGGAAGTCCGGTGGTTCACGTATACGACACAAGTAGCTTACTCCACATTAGTCGTAGAATGGCTCGGGAGTTCTCCCTCGATAAGTGCAACATAGCAGACACGTGTCGTAAAAATGGTGAGATCTGTCGCCAACATGGGCGCGTGGACTTGGTGCCCGTTTGG contains the following coding sequences:
- the LOC6612115 gene encoding uncharacterized protein LOC6612115 isoform X1 is translated as MHQPPGRQTARRRRSCTSLAGKEGTPPCRTYHLPATLIIMLVLIQNFELHMCRQLMVYPATDKRSPDKLLTIGGSAAGVVTLPEANTPEDDKRAGGSRSAPSQPEEIFSAPADEGYDEYPMVVPKRAALLLDRLMVALHHALEQERSEQRIGEFFGDRNILSGKFGDTHNGMEHHQAREDGMYSDDDAGTLLDYDFKDLNQINRATGETLMPKSFQRRAGAERSGTSTHSGSPAGTRRIQPSGSGGGRAYWRCYFNAVSCF
- the LOC6612115 gene encoding uncharacterized protein LOC6612115 isoform X2, with the protein product MHQPPGRQTARRRRSCTSLAGKEGTPPCRTYHLPATLIIMLVLIQNFELHMCRQLMVYPATDKRSPDKLLTIGGSAAGVVTLPEANTPEDDKRAGGSRSAPSQPEEIFSAPADEGYDEYPMVVPKRAALLLDRLMVALHHALEQERSEQRIGEFFGDRNILSGKFGDTHNGMEHHQAREDGMYSDDDAGTLLDYDFKDLNQINRATGETRRAGAERSGTSTHSGSPAGTRRIQPSGSGGGRAYWRCYFNAVSCF
- the LOC6612116 gene encoding uncharacterized protein LOC6612116; the encoded protein is MRAYYTAKDMRKYGDLSYESKYLLDPKFMTKRDLQQYYRYYNMNKNRGQFKKVVIVIFALCVFSYLCVDYNLRTKLLRFRDGFDFMARIEDHYGGNVTTAYFVDTTGCRMPHFEVTDDTIAQFIFKPRPYSCNRALIRTSDTIPGQLHLNLEASELLAFYNISDLSTVNCNYTEVKRKTDSSNSHSPAMSFKLDKVMKLPLSSEFICMWCYDTLDKLFYKDCHFFAVDKPRIRPPLKTGTERVSFNKSKEEQERVSVMILGMDSLSHLNFLRQMRRTANYVRKHLSHVEFWGYNKVGDNTFPNVVPLLSGLDDQELNLACTPKTLRSYDRCSFIWKRYQQLGYHSIFAEDVAMLSAFNYNQNGFRKQPTDYYLRPMIMEMERTVAFKKDLNMHLCMGSRRTADVLLEYMKKLVPRLSRDLYFSFFWTVALTHDYFNFPSLLDEAMLQQLMQLQDSGVLNRTVVMLLSDHGLRWGSFRRTYQGMMEERQPLMMLLYPPWMNERYPEAIANLKLNARRLTTPFDVHATMLQLLNLHNLEADQLQRRSAEMDEPDSTLPRGISLFLPIPAARTCEQAGIAAHWCTCHQRQELQTNDPRVQRAARYLVRLINNRLKDSSQCRTLYLNSILQALIAAPHSKIVKNISTDYAVDITLRLQTKPGLGVFESTVRMTGYTTVLTGTISRLNLYGSQSYCLNDPALKMFCYCHR
- the LOC6612117 gene encoding GATOR complex protein Wdr59; protein product: MPPTETLRPGERGTAGGPGAGAPEQTYIVRQSNKYYEHRDSQATAMSVDYSGQWVLLAGRGHLALQRLGQDDGSLRRHERQSKYEVSVAEFAICPSRKEYCAIATSQHIDIVRWGTAEPHYEMSLRGHTRTVTDIDWHGKDPNLLVSCSIDTFSHIWDLREPRKPALSLNAVCMSGATQVGFNRVSGNLLAAAHDGDLRIWDIRKGSCPTHYITAHLNRVHGINWSHKRETCLATASQDGTVKYFDVCNPRRAEKIITTMSPVWRARYTPIGNGLVSIVVPHLGRGENSLLLWSNSKQTDPICSFVGHTDVILDFAWRPNRESSNEIELVTWSRDRTLRVWKIDDNMLKLCEPSAEEIESRFESDLSELRVPTPPEFLHPRSILVAASLPISTGDGACNTLPMARSPSFGGGYYRREEPHIARSLTDQPTCSLHHEFSLLNTNMPHVEVDTLDAIKRYACFKICAGGHTVILQVTFTTSYPSPSAPPDFQLCQGTTLSSEVSGVLLKVLRCNALQRVKKSRTCLEQCLRALVAAMKKKVAAVGGADRSQLLLQSPRLEGALSSTLHDACIPYPRTSGVHFNAIGMLTTFAQPVNNKRLTLRQHTALTPRTFSSINGSGLLGNVMATAQREANASFYLQERMISGKPGKQRAIRQMNGSPVVHVYDTSSLLHISRRMAREFSLDKCNIADTCRKNGEICRQHGRVDLVPVWLLAELIATPQVPHETLNELLFYKDPFKKYLLESLIMHYATSGDIQTAVLLACLFDKCPTGGGAIMEKTVRLPPQLNSQISPYHTVLPLDIKSSSSSNTWQQLKQLRSNSWSDSLDLEIKQIHTDAYACSLIRRTKMPLFDQFKRAYAEILFGWQLLSKRALILKHTQNTPPPIQGVEFVTECRKCAKPKRTPKCEPCKRPVLFCVLCRLPVKGAANACLACGHGGHIDHMMQWFEKHKVCATCGCKCLERTSELLALLS